A part of Candidatus Deferrimicrobium borealis genomic DNA contains:
- a CDS encoding cysteine hydrolase encodes MKTGASGKKALVVVDMLNDFVRPGAPLEVPETRAILPALRRRIAKARREGELVVYVCDSHRKEDPEFARMGWPPHAVEGTAGAGVVPSLAPEPGDVVVEKRTYSGFHGTTLHFILRRHGVRSLTLAGCVTNICILYTAADAAMRGYDATVDERFVAGLAPDAHAFALDQMERVLGVRVVRRPERKAPRR; translated from the coding sequence GTGAAGACCGGGGCGTCGGGGAAGAAGGCGCTGGTGGTCGTCGACATGCTGAACGACTTTGTCCGTCCCGGGGCCCCCCTGGAGGTGCCGGAGACGCGTGCGATTCTCCCGGCGCTGCGCCGCCGGATCGCGAAGGCGCGGCGGGAAGGGGAGCTCGTCGTGTACGTCTGCGACTCCCACCGGAAGGAGGATCCCGAGTTCGCCCGGATGGGGTGGCCCCCCCACGCCGTGGAGGGGACCGCCGGCGCGGGGGTCGTTCCCTCCCTCGCCCCGGAGCCGGGGGACGTGGTGGTGGAGAAGCGCACCTACTCCGGGTTCCACGGCACGACGCTCCACTTCATTCTCCGGCGTCACGGGGTCCGGTCCCTGACGCTCGCCGGCTGCGTCACCAACATCTGCATCCTCTACACGGCGGCCGACGCCGCGATGCGCGGCTACGACGCGACGGTGGACGAGCGGTTCGTGGCGGGGCTTGCGCCCGACGCGCACGCGTTCGCCCTCGATCAGATGGAGCGCGTGCTGGGGGTCCGGGTGGTCCGCCGCCCGGAGAGGAAGGCCCCCCGCCGTTGA
- the gatB gene encoding Asp-tRNA(Asn)/Glu-tRNA(Gln) amidotransferase subunit GatB, translated as MAFETVIGLEVHAQLSTRSKIFCACSTAFGAAPNGNTCPVCTGMPGVLPVLNRKAVECTIRTALATSCAVQRRSVFARKNYFYPDLPKAYQISQYELPVALGGHVDIEVDGGTKRIGITRIHMEEDAGKLVHEGEFAGAQASLADLNRCSVPLMEIVSEPDMRTPEEGGAYLRRLHDILVYLGVCDGNMEEGSFRCDANVSVRPVGQAAFGTKAELKNMNSFRNVEKALEYEIRRQVELIEDGGKVVQETRLWDANAGVTVSMRRKEEAHDYRYFPDPDLLPLIVDDSWVEELRGTIPEMPAEKIARLARQYGIPRYDAGILASTRALADFFEASAAIYGGNPKTTANECVHWKDAVLAGTLSPETIAHAVEDRERGTISATASKKLVELVLSTGKPFRTLRDEQGLTQLSDASALDLLVDKILAASPKEVEGYRAGKAGLLSFFVGQVMKESRGKANPKMVQEVLKKKLD; from the coding sequence ATGGCGTTCGAGACGGTCATCGGGCTGGAGGTCCACGCCCAGCTCTCCACGCGGAGCAAGATCTTCTGCGCCTGCTCCACGGCGTTCGGCGCCGCCCCCAACGGGAACACCTGCCCCGTGTGCACCGGCATGCCGGGCGTGCTCCCCGTGCTCAACCGCAAGGCGGTGGAATGCACGATCCGGACGGCGCTCGCCACTTCCTGCGCGGTGCAGCGCAGGAGCGTCTTCGCCCGGAAGAACTACTTCTACCCGGACCTCCCCAAGGCGTACCAGATCTCGCAGTACGAGCTGCCGGTCGCCCTCGGCGGTCACGTCGACATCGAGGTCGACGGGGGGACGAAGCGGATCGGGATCACGCGGATCCACATGGAGGAGGATGCCGGGAAACTCGTCCACGAAGGGGAGTTCGCCGGCGCGCAGGCGTCGCTCGCGGATCTCAACCGGTGTTCCGTCCCGCTGATGGAGATCGTCTCCGAGCCCGACATGCGGACCCCGGAGGAGGGCGGCGCGTACCTCCGGCGCCTGCACGACATCCTCGTCTACCTCGGAGTGTGCGACGGGAACATGGAGGAAGGGTCGTTCCGGTGCGACGCGAACGTCTCGGTCCGCCCGGTCGGGCAGGCGGCGTTCGGAACGAAGGCCGAGCTGAAGAACATGAACTCGTTCCGCAACGTCGAGAAGGCGCTCGAGTATGAGATCCGGCGGCAGGTCGAGCTGATCGAGGACGGGGGCAAGGTGGTGCAGGAAACGCGGCTTTGGGACGCGAACGCGGGCGTCACCGTCTCGATGCGCCGGAAGGAGGAGGCCCACGACTACAGGTACTTCCCCGACCCCGACCTGCTCCCGCTGATCGTGGACGATTCCTGGGTCGAGGAGCTGCGCGGGACGATCCCGGAGATGCCGGCGGAGAAGATCGCGCGGCTCGCGCGGCAGTACGGGATCCCGCGCTACGACGCGGGGATCCTCGCGTCGACCCGGGCGCTGGCGGATTTCTTCGAGGCGTCCGCGGCGATCTACGGCGGGAACCCGAAGACGACGGCGAACGAATGCGTCCATTGGAAGGACGCCGTCCTGGCCGGAACGCTCTCCCCGGAGACGATCGCCCACGCGGTCGAGGATCGGGAGCGGGGGACGATCTCCGCCACCGCCTCCAAGAAGCTCGTGGAGCTCGTCCTGTCGACCGGGAAGCCGTTCCGGACGCTTCGGGACGAGCAGGGGCTGACCCAGCTCTCCGACGCCTCCGCGCTGGATCTTCTCGTGGACAAGATCCTCGCGGCGAGCCCGAAGGAGGTCGAGGGCTACCGCGCCGGGAAGGCGGGGCTCCTCTCCTTCTTCGTCGGGCAGGTGATGAAGGAAAGCCGGGGGAAGGCCAACCCCAAGATGGTCCAGGAGGTGTTGAAGAAGAAACTCGATTGA
- a CDS encoding diguanylate cyclase, with translation MKKNSEFLDNILKNCPDGIIGNDSEGNIFLFNEAAEKIFGYKASEAIGKIRASALYPPGGAREVKEFIYSEECGGRGRLQDFETKIMTSTGRLIPIRLSCQLLHEGGREIGTIGFFHDISGRLALQNHLAESEAKFRTLFETASDAILSIDEDGIILMANRAAKDVFEYPGHEIVGLDVRLLLGSGQEGTWEVLARYASRNEAGKYVESSAVSRSGKKIPFHISISESVTGGKRSYTVIMRDVSQIKAYEEDLQNLANTDSLTHLYNRRQLYPILQNELDRAVRKKTPFSVLMIDIDHFKKFNDTYGHAGGDLLLAGFADKIRLALRQMDSGFRFGGEEFVVLLPETTGQDAMVPAERFRRLIAESWFSLPPGDQPVSVTVSVGIAGYRDGDTIDDVIRHADLAMYAAKSGGRNRVADYDRLTDSEDNAIPSGHCRDAQLT, from the coding sequence ATGAAGAAAAATTCCGAATTTCTCGACAACATCTTGAAGAACTGCCCGGACGGGATCATCGGGAACGATTCCGAGGGAAATATATTCCTCTTCAATGAGGCCGCGGAGAAGATTTTCGGGTACAAGGCCTCCGAGGCGATCGGGAAAATACGTGCCTCCGCGCTCTACCCGCCCGGCGGCGCGAGGGAGGTCAAGGAGTTCATCTACTCCGAGGAGTGCGGAGGCCGCGGCAGGCTCCAGGATTTCGAGACGAAGATCATGACGAGCACCGGGAGGTTGATTCCCATTCGGCTTTCCTGCCAATTGCTCCATGAAGGCGGTCGGGAGATCGGGACGATCGGATTCTTCCACGACATTTCCGGACGATTGGCCCTGCAGAATCACCTGGCGGAGTCGGAAGCGAAATTCCGGACCCTGTTCGAGACGGCCAGTGACGCAATACTCAGCATCGACGAGGATGGGATCATTCTCATGGCGAACCGGGCGGCCAAGGATGTATTCGAGTATCCGGGTCACGAGATTGTCGGGTTGGACGTCCGGTTGCTGCTCGGATCGGGGCAGGAAGGCACTTGGGAGGTTCTCGCCAGATACGCTTCGCGTAATGAAGCAGGGAAATACGTGGAATCTTCCGCAGTGTCGAGATCCGGCAAGAAGATCCCCTTCCACATCTCCATTTCCGAAAGCGTCACCGGTGGGAAGAGATCCTATACCGTCATCATGCGGGATGTGTCGCAGATCAAGGCGTACGAGGAGGACCTGCAGAATCTTGCGAACACCGATAGCCTGACCCATCTCTACAACCGGCGGCAGCTCTACCCGATCCTTCAGAATGAGCTGGACCGTGCGGTCAGGAAAAAAACCCCGTTTTCCGTTCTGATGATCGACATCGACCACTTCAAGAAGTTCAACGACACCTACGGGCACGCGGGGGGAGACCTGCTGCTGGCGGGGTTTGCCGACAAGATCCGGTTGGCACTCCGGCAGATGGATTCCGGCTTCCGGTTCGGCGGGGAAGAGTTCGTCGTTCTCCTCCCGGAAACCACCGGGCAAGACGCGATGGTTCCCGCCGAGCGTTTCCGTCGACTCATCGCCGAAAGCTGGTTTTCCCTGCCCCCGGGAGACCAGCCGGTGTCGGTCACGGTCTCCGTAGGCATCGCCGGGTACCGTGACGGGGACACGATCGACGATGTGATCCGGCATGCGGACCTCGCGATGTACGCCGCGAAAAGTGGCGGAAGGAACCGGGTCGCCGACTACGACCGGCTGACCGATTCGGAAGACAACGCCATACCGTCCGGCCATTGCAGGGATGCTCAATTGACATAA
- the gatC gene encoding Asp-tRNA(Asn)/Glu-tRNA(Gln) amidotransferase subunit GatC gives MAITREEVLHVARLARLSLPEAEAERLRGQLSAILDYVKQLDRLDTRDVVPTSHAVETGTPFRNDVVEPFGDREALLANAPDRQNDCFRVPRIIED, from the coding sequence ATGGCGATCACGCGGGAAGAGGTGCTGCACGTCGCCCGCCTGGCGCGCCTTTCGCTGCCCGAGGCGGAGGCCGAACGCCTTCGCGGGCAGCTTTCCGCCATCCTCGACTACGTGAAGCAGCTCGACCGGCTCGACACCCGGGACGTCGTCCCCACGTCCCACGCCGTCGAGACGGGCACCCCCTTCCGGAACGACGTGGTGGAGCCGTTCGGGGACAGGGAGGCGCTCCTCGCGAACGCCCCCGACCGGCAAAACGACTGTTTCCGCGTCCCGCGGATCATCGAAGATTAG
- a CDS encoding nicotinate phosphoribosyltransferase: protein MDLIPTRDEILRGETTDVYFRRTMEVLRATGKDRVRVTAEAIVKKFPAGYDYAVLSGMDEMLSLLAGADVDVEAMEEGSLFFPFETVFSIEGPYGAFCELETAMLGTICQASGIATAASRVKHAAGEKPVLSFGARRMHPALSTLIDRNAFIGGADGVSAIRSAAFLGETPQGTMPHALVLVLGDTVAAMRAFDAAVDPAVPRVCLVDTLQDEKFEAVRVAEALRERLSAVRLDTPGSRRGDFRRILQEVRWELDLRGFRHVRLIASGGLGEEEVLALRDVADGFGVGTSLSNAPTIDYALDIVEVEGVPFAKRGKRSGRKQVHACEACGARTVRPAADPPGRCPCGGARDPLLRTAVRGGRPVEPPSPPRAIRDRVLRQVERFHAREARP, encoded by the coding sequence ATGGATCTCATCCCGACCCGCGACGAGATCCTCCGCGGGGAAACGACCGACGTCTACTTCCGCCGGACGATGGAGGTGCTGCGCGCGACCGGGAAGGACCGCGTGCGCGTGACCGCCGAGGCGATCGTCAAGAAGTTCCCGGCCGGCTACGATTATGCCGTCCTCTCCGGGATGGACGAAATGCTGTCGCTGCTCGCAGGGGCCGATGTCGACGTGGAGGCGATGGAGGAAGGGAGCCTCTTTTTCCCCTTCGAGACCGTCTTTTCCATCGAGGGACCGTACGGCGCCTTCTGCGAGCTGGAGACGGCGATGCTGGGGACGATCTGCCAGGCGTCGGGGATCGCCACGGCGGCGTCGCGGGTCAAGCACGCGGCCGGAGAGAAGCCGGTCCTGAGCTTCGGGGCCCGCAGGATGCACCCCGCCCTCTCGACGCTGATCGACCGGAACGCGTTCATCGGCGGGGCGGACGGCGTCTCCGCGATCCGCAGCGCCGCGTTCCTCGGAGAGACGCCGCAGGGGACGATGCCGCACGCCCTCGTCCTGGTCCTCGGAGACACGGTGGCTGCGATGCGCGCCTTCGACGCCGCGGTGGACCCGGCGGTTCCGCGGGTCTGTCTCGTCGACACGCTCCAGGACGAGAAGTTCGAGGCGGTGCGGGTGGCCGAGGCGTTGCGGGAGCGGTTGTCCGCCGTCCGGCTCGACACGCCGGGGTCGCGCCGGGGCGATTTCCGGAGGATCCTCCAGGAGGTGCGATGGGAGCTGGATCTGCGCGGCTTCCGGCACGTGCGCCTGATCGCCTCCGGCGGGCTGGGTGAGGAAGAGGTGCTGGCGCTTCGGGACGTGGCGGACGGCTTCGGCGTCGGTACCTCCCTGAGCAACGCACCGACGATCGACTACGCGCTCGACATCGTGGAAGTGGAGGGCGTCCCGTTCGCGAAGCGGGGGAAGCGGTCCGGCCGCAAGCAGGTGCACGCGTGCGAGGCGTGCGGGGCCCGGACGGTACGCCCCGCCGCGGACCCGCCGGGGCGGTGCCCCTGCGGCGGCGCCCGGGATCCGCTCCTGCGGACGGCCGTGCGCGGCGGCCGTCCGGTGGAGCCTCCTTCGCCTCCCCGGGCGATCCGGGACCGGGTCCTCCGGCAGGTGGAGCGGTTCCACGCCCGGGAGGCGCGCCCTTGA
- the glnE gene encoding bifunctional [glutamate--ammonia ligase]-adenylyl-L-tyrosine phosphorylase/[glutamate--ammonia-ligase] adenylyltransferase: MNPLPPAGRDGPTADRLREIGVRDTSRALSLLSDLLRRLPREDSGWDRICRAAAPAPDPDLFFLNLSRWVDSLPGDFLKRAFAREDLLPLIGALLGGSEFIPEQIARRPEIFRVLFLEDGVLRRPEPGALEGEALAAADRCTTEEELKRDLRRMKHREVARIASRDLSGGATLPEVTEDLSRLASAALEGAVRFSRRALDARLGAPVAILPDGTLRPPRFVVMGMGKLGALELNFSSDIDILYLYETDQGGTEGGERSVSLHEYFVRLGEAVSRIVSEATEDGFVFRVDLRLRPEGTRGELANSLRSAEIYYESWGQTWERAALIKACPVAGDLSLGEEFLRSVVPFVYRKSLDFTAIEEIKGMKDRINLAAARSLRSDRDVKLGLGGIREIEFFAQAHQLIYGGKEPKLRRRGTVETLSALSRMGIVAEEERDRLAAAYDFLRRLEHRIQAHRERQTHVLPQREEDLSRLARAMGLADAPALLSALDRHAAAVHGIYARLFGGARQEESPGIPGEVQALFLHGRGAEDAPSLLARLGFRDIEAAQRNLEVLRFGPPHVRIPQRARHYLDKIGPEILHRVAKSPDPDLALAHVERFLSAIGARTMFYALLYEKPKVVEALVRLFGSSRFLSGFLLRHPELLDTFLRTDVSALVKSKSDLRTGLAEALTGCDDFEQELDELRRFKNLETLRIGMHDMAGSLSLEEGMFQLSALAEALLSHAVFLAIREVRRRFGIAMEAATGAEASFCVLGMGKLGSEELSYHSDLDILFLYSGPGESAPEPGRSEGDFRKVSNHEYFAKVAQRMISILTTSTREGLVYRLDTRLRPSGNAGPLVSSMEAFERYHEESAQLWERQALLKCRFVAGDRDFGKRVEVKIRGFIYDRDLPPNAAEEIHRLRMRMEQELGRERGNRLNLKVGRGGVVDVEFVAQYLQLLHGGAHPAVRARGTLKALYELQRAGIVTLEQYRVLDEGYRFLRSLDVRLRLAHDASIDSFDPQWLETEQLERYRKETDRIRKVYLELLGLPESL, translated from the coding sequence TTGAACCCGTTACCTCCCGCCGGGAGAGACGGCCCCACCGCCGATCGCCTCCGGGAGATCGGCGTCCGGGACACGTCCCGCGCCCTGTCGCTGCTTTCCGATCTCCTGCGCCGCCTTCCGCGGGAGGATTCCGGATGGGATCGCATCTGCCGCGCCGCCGCCCCCGCGCCCGACCCGGACCTGTTTTTCCTCAACCTGTCGCGGTGGGTCGATTCCCTTCCCGGCGACTTCCTGAAGCGGGCGTTCGCCCGCGAGGACCTTCTCCCCCTGATCGGGGCGCTCCTGGGGGGCTCGGAGTTCATCCCGGAGCAGATCGCCAGGCGACCGGAGATCTTCCGGGTTCTCTTCCTCGAAGATGGGGTCCTTCGGCGACCCGAGCCGGGTGCGCTTGAGGGGGAGGCCCTGGCGGCGGCGGACCGGTGCACGACGGAGGAGGAGCTTAAACGCGACCTGCGCCGGATGAAGCACCGGGAGGTCGCCCGGATCGCGTCGCGCGACCTCTCCGGCGGCGCCACCCTTCCCGAGGTCACCGAGGACCTTTCCAGGCTGGCGTCGGCGGCACTCGAAGGGGCGGTCCGTTTCTCCCGCCGGGCGCTCGACGCGCGCCTCGGTGCGCCGGTCGCGATCCTTCCCGACGGAACGCTCCGTCCCCCGCGATTCGTCGTGATGGGGATGGGGAAGCTGGGGGCGCTCGAGCTGAACTTCAGCTCCGACATCGACATCCTCTACCTCTACGAGACGGATCAGGGGGGGACGGAGGGGGGCGAGCGATCCGTTTCGTTGCACGAATATTTCGTCCGGCTGGGGGAGGCGGTCTCCCGGATCGTTTCGGAAGCGACGGAGGACGGGTTCGTCTTCCGGGTGGATCTGCGGCTGCGTCCCGAGGGGACGCGCGGGGAGCTCGCCAATTCGCTGCGCTCCGCCGAGATCTACTACGAGTCGTGGGGGCAGACGTGGGAGCGCGCGGCGCTCATCAAGGCGTGCCCCGTGGCGGGGGACCTCTCCCTCGGGGAGGAGTTTCTCCGGTCCGTCGTCCCGTTCGTCTACCGCAAATCCCTCGATTTCACCGCGATCGAGGAGATCAAGGGGATGAAGGACCGGATCAATCTCGCGGCCGCGCGTTCCCTTCGGTCCGACCGGGACGTGAAGCTGGGCCTCGGGGGGATCCGGGAGATCGAGTTCTTCGCCCAGGCGCACCAGCTGATCTACGGAGGGAAGGAGCCGAAGCTCCGGCGGCGCGGCACGGTGGAGACGCTCTCCGCCTTGTCGCGGATGGGGATCGTGGCGGAAGAGGAGCGGGATCGGCTTGCGGCCGCCTACGACTTCCTCCGTCGTCTGGAGCACCGCATCCAGGCGCACCGGGAGCGGCAGACCCACGTCCTCCCCCAACGGGAGGAGGATCTCTCCCGCCTGGCGCGGGCGATGGGTCTCGCGGACGCACCGGCGCTGCTCTCCGCGCTCGACCGCCACGCGGCGGCGGTTCACGGGATTTACGCCCGCCTCTTCGGCGGCGCGCGGCAGGAGGAGTCCCCGGGGATCCCCGGGGAGGTGCAGGCGCTCTTCCTGCACGGACGGGGCGCGGAGGATGCGCCTTCGCTCCTCGCCCGGCTGGGGTTCCGCGACATCGAGGCGGCGCAGAGGAACCTGGAAGTCCTCCGGTTCGGCCCTCCCCACGTCCGGATTCCCCAGCGCGCGCGGCACTACCTGGACAAGATCGGCCCCGAGATTCTCCACCGCGTCGCGAAGAGCCCCGACCCCGACCTCGCGCTCGCCCACGTGGAGCGGTTCCTCTCCGCCATCGGGGCGCGGACGATGTTCTACGCCCTCCTGTACGAGAAGCCGAAGGTCGTCGAGGCGCTCGTACGCCTGTTCGGAAGCAGCCGCTTCCTCTCCGGCTTCCTGCTTCGCCACCCGGAGCTGCTGGATACGTTCCTGCGGACCGACGTCTCCGCGCTGGTCAAGTCGAAGTCCGACCTGCGCACCGGCCTCGCGGAGGCGTTGACGGGGTGCGACGATTTCGAGCAGGAGCTGGACGAACTGCGACGCTTCAAGAACCTCGAGACGCTGCGGATCGGCATGCACGACATGGCGGGGAGCCTGTCGCTGGAGGAGGGGATGTTCCAGCTTTCCGCGCTGGCGGAGGCTCTTCTCTCCCACGCGGTGTTCCTCGCGATCCGCGAGGTGCGGCGCCGGTTCGGCATCGCCATGGAGGCGGCGACGGGAGCGGAGGCGTCCTTCTGCGTCCTGGGGATGGGGAAGCTCGGGTCGGAGGAGTTGTCCTATCACAGCGACCTCGACATCCTCTTCCTTTACTCGGGGCCGGGGGAGAGCGCCCCGGAGCCCGGACGAAGCGAGGGCGACTTCCGGAAGGTTTCCAACCACGAATATTTCGCCAAGGTCGCCCAGCGGATGATCTCGATCCTCACGACCTCGACGCGGGAGGGACTCGTCTACCGCCTCGACACCCGCCTGCGTCCCTCGGGGAACGCGGGGCCGCTGGTCTCCTCGATGGAGGCCTTCGAGCGATACCACGAGGAATCGGCGCAGTTGTGGGAGCGGCAGGCGTTGTTGAAGTGCCGGTTCGTCGCGGGGGACCGCGACTTCGGGAAACGGGTGGAGGTGAAGATCCGGGGATTCATCTACGATCGGGACCTGCCGCCGAACGCGGCGGAGGAGATCCACCGTCTGCGGATGCGGATGGAGCAGGAGCTGGGCCGGGAACGCGGGAACCGCCTGAACCTGAAGGTGGGGCGGGGGGGGGTGGTGGACGTGGAGTTCGTGGCGCAGTACCTGCAGCTTCTTCATGGGGGAGCGCACCCCGCGGTGCGGGCGCGCGGCACCCTGAAGGCGCTCTACGAGCTGCAGCGCGCGGGGATCGTCACGCTCGAACAGTACAGGGTGCTGGACGAAGGGTACCGCTTCCTCCGGTCCCTGGACGTCCGGCTGCGGTTGGCGCACGACGCATCGATCGACAGCTTCGACCCGCAGTGGCTGGAGACGGAACAGCTGGAACGGTACCGGAAGGAAACGGACAGGATCCGGAAGGTGTACCTGGAGCTGCTGGGGCTACCGGAATCTCTCTAG
- the gatA gene encoding Asp-tRNA(Asn)/Glu-tRNA(Gln) amidotransferase subunit GatA — protein MANVPVHEWTLLEAARKVREKEISSRELTGALLARIGALDPKIHAYITVLPEAAAAQAAACDEEQAKGALRGPFHGVPIGLKDIFCTRGVRTTCGSRILRDFLPPYDACVTEKVFAAGAVLLGKHNMDEFAMGSSTETSFFGATRNPWDLSRIPGGSSGGTAAAVAAAMCFAGVGTDTGGSIRQPASLCGVVGVKPTYGRVSRYGMVAFASSLDQGGPIARTVADAAALLGVIAGHDRRDSTCVDIPVPDYLAAADRPVKGLRVGLPKEYYGGDGLSPEVRAAVDTALKALSDQGAEVVEVSLPHTSFALSTYYLIAPAEASSNLARYDGVRYGHRAEGATGLIEMMSRTRAEGFGDEVKRRIMIGTYALSAGYYDAFYGKAQKVRTLIRDDFTKAFEAADVLLTPTAPTPAFRLGEKTGDPLTMYLSDIYTIPCNLAGIPGISVPCGFSTEGLPIGAQLLSKPFREETLFTAAGAIERALPSRRVAPLEG, from the coding sequence ATGGCGAACGTTCCCGTCCACGAGTGGACCCTCCTCGAAGCGGCGCGCAAGGTGCGGGAGAAGGAGATCTCCTCCCGCGAGCTGACGGGCGCGCTCCTCGCGCGGATCGGGGCGCTCGACCCGAAAATCCACGCGTACATCACCGTCCTTCCGGAAGCCGCGGCGGCGCAGGCCGCGGCGTGCGACGAGGAGCAGGCGAAGGGGGCCCTCCGCGGCCCGTTTCACGGCGTCCCGATCGGGCTCAAGGACATCTTCTGCACCCGCGGCGTGCGTACCACCTGCGGGAGCCGGATCCTGCGCGACTTCCTCCCCCCCTACGACGCCTGCGTGACGGAAAAGGTCTTCGCCGCCGGCGCGGTCTTGCTGGGGAAGCACAACATGGACGAGTTCGCGATGGGCTCCTCGACGGAGACCTCCTTCTTCGGCGCCACCCGCAACCCGTGGGACCTGTCGCGTATCCCCGGCGGCTCCTCGGGGGGAACGGCGGCGGCGGTGGCCGCCGCGATGTGCTTCGCCGGCGTCGGGACCGATACCGGCGGCTCGATCCGCCAGCCGGCATCCCTGTGCGGCGTGGTGGGCGTCAAGCCGACGTACGGCCGGGTGTCGCGCTACGGGATGGTCGCCTTCGCGTCGTCGCTCGACCAGGGCGGCCCGATCGCGCGGACGGTGGCCGACGCGGCGGCGCTGCTCGGCGTGATCGCGGGGCACGACCGGCGCGATTCGACCTGCGTGGACATCCCGGTGCCGGACTACCTCGCCGCGGCGGACCGCCCGGTCAAGGGCCTCCGTGTCGGCCTTCCGAAAGAATATTACGGGGGCGACGGGCTTTCCCCGGAGGTCCGTGCGGCGGTGGATACGGCGCTGAAGGCGTTGTCGGATCAGGGCGCCGAGGTGGTGGAGGTCTCCCTGCCGCACACATCGTTCGCCCTCTCCACGTACTATCTGATCGCCCCCGCGGAGGCGTCGTCCAACCTCGCGCGGTACGACGGCGTCCGGTACGGCCACAGGGCGGAAGGGGCGACGGGCCTGATCGAGATGATGTCCCGGACACGGGCGGAGGGGTTCGGCGACGAAGTGAAGCGCCGCATCATGATCGGCACCTACGCGCTCTCCGCGGGCTACTACGACGCCTTCTACGGGAAGGCGCAGAAGGTCCGCACCCTGATCCGGGACGATTTCACGAAGGCGTTCGAGGCGGCGGACGTGCTCCTCACCCCCACGGCCCCGACGCCGGCGTTCCGCCTCGGGGAGAAGACGGGCGATCCGCTCACGATGTACCTGTCCGACATTTACACGATCCCGTGCAACCTGGCCGGCATCCCGGGGATCTCCGTGCCGTGCGGCTTTTCCACGGAGGGACTCCCCATCGGGGCGCAGCTTCTCTCGAAACCGTTCCGGGAGGAGACGCTGTTCACCGCCGCCGGGGCGATCGAGCGCGCCCTTCCGTCGCGGCGCGTGGCGCCGCTGGAAGGATAG
- the mtnA gene encoding S-methyl-5-thioribose-1-phosphate isomerase → MRGTFRTMAWEGDALLLLDQRVLPMVESMRRCLDPSSVADAIRTMVVRGAPAIGVSAAFGLVLAVRGAWKKGKPWRRAFDEAAIELAGTRPTAVNLFWAIDRMRREAAALPDDPAAAFSRLEELAVALFEEDVAANRAMGTYGAKLLPASGSVLTHCNAGALATAGYGTALGVIRSAVAAGKRIHVYVDETRPFLQGARLTAWELMKDGIPCTLITDNTAASLFAAGRIDAAVVGADRVAANGDVANKIGTYGVAVLCKAHKVPFYVAAPVSTIDRKIPTGKRIPIEERDPFEVTHLMGRRVAPDGVHVYNPAFDVTPARLVSAIVTEKGVLKPPLARALRKLFR, encoded by the coding sequence TTGAGAGGGACGTTCCGTACGATGGCGTGGGAGGGGGACGCTCTCCTGCTGCTGGACCAGCGCGTGCTTCCCATGGTCGAGTCGATGCGGCGGTGCCTCGACCCCTCCTCCGTGGCGGATGCGATCCGGACGATGGTGGTGCGCGGCGCCCCGGCGATCGGCGTGTCCGCGGCGTTCGGCCTGGTCCTCGCCGTCCGGGGCGCGTGGAAGAAAGGGAAGCCCTGGCGGAGGGCGTTCGACGAGGCGGCGATCGAGCTTGCGGGGACCCGCCCGACGGCGGTCAACCTCTTCTGGGCGATCGACCGGATGCGCCGGGAGGCCGCGGCGCTGCCGGACGACCCCGCCGCCGCCTTTTCCCGGCTCGAGGAACTTGCGGTCGCCCTGTTCGAGGAGGACGTGGCGGCGAACCGGGCGATGGGGACGTACGGGGCGAAACTCCTTCCCGCGAGCGGAAGCGTCCTTACCCATTGCAACGCGGGCGCTCTTGCCACCGCGGGGTACGGGACGGCGCTGGGAGTGATCCGTTCCGCCGTCGCGGCGGGGAAGCGGATCCACGTGTACGTGGACGAGACGCGGCCGTTCCTGCAGGGGGCCCGGTTGACGGCGTGGGAGCTGATGAAGGACGGCATCCCGTGCACCCTGATCACGGATAATACGGCCGCCTCCCTGTTCGCCGCCGGGAGGATCGACGCCGCCGTGGTCGGGGCGGACCGCGTCGCCGCGAACGGGGACGTCGCGAACAAGATCGGCACGTACGGCGTCGCCGTTCTGTGCAAGGCGCACAAGGTCCCGTTCTACGTGGCGGCCCCGGTGTCGACGATCGACCGGAAGATTCCGACCGGGAAGCGGATCCCGATCGAGGAGCGCGATCCGTTCGAGGTGACGCACCTGATGGGGAGACGGGTCGCGCCCGACGGCGTCCACGTGTACAACCCGGCCTTCGACGTGACGCCGGCCCGCCTCGTTTCCGCCATCGTGACCGAGAAAGGGGTTCTCAAGCCGCCCCTGGCGCGCGCCCTTCGGAAACTTTTCCGTTGA